A window of the Streptomyces sp. JB150 genome harbors these coding sequences:
- a CDS encoding P-II family nitrogen regulator, with protein MKLITAVVKPHRLDEIKEALQAFGVHGLTVTEASGYGRQRGHTEVYRGAEYTVDLVPKIRIEVLVEDDDAEQLIDVVVKAARTGKIGDGKVWSVPVETAVRVRTGERGPDAL; from the coding sequence ATGAAGCTCATCACCGCCGTCGTGAAGCCGCACCGGCTCGACGAGATCAAGGAAGCCCTCCAGGCCTTCGGAGTGCACGGCCTGACGGTCACCGAGGCCAGCGGCTACGGCCGCCAGCGCGGCCACACCGAGGTGTACCGCGGCGCCGAGTACACCGTCGACCTGGTCCCCAAGATCCGCATCGAGGTGCTGGTCGAGGACGACGACGCCGAACAACTGATCGACGTCGTCGTCAAGGCCGCCCGCACCGGCAAGATCGGTGACGGAAAGGTCTGGTCCGTCCCGGTCGAGACGGCCGTCCGGGTCCGCACCGGAGAGCGCGGACCGGACGCGCTCTGA
- a CDS encoding [protein-PII] uridylyltransferase: MTSTDATAKAEDSGPSGYAAARLRLLTEGARSGPPRRTALSRLTDDWLAGLFEAGAAGLRGVSLVAVGGYGRGELSPRSDLDLLLLHDGSAPDAIAALADRLWYPVWDLGLALDHSVRTPAEARKTAAEDLKVQLGLLDARHLAGDLGLTAALRTAVLADWRNQAPRRLPELQELCAGRAARQGELQYLLEPDLKEARGGLRDATALRAVAASWLADAPREGLDDARRRLLDVRDALHLTTGRATDRLALQEQDQVAAELGLLDADTLLRQVYEAARVIAYASDVTWREVGRVLRSRAVRPRLRAMLGGGKPTAERSPLAEGVVEQDGEVVLARAARPERDPVLPLRAAAAAAQAGLPLSLHAVRRLAATVRPLPTPWPAEAREQLVTLLGSGRPTVEVWEALEAEGLITRLLPDWERVRCRPQRNAVHLWTVDRHLIETAVRASAFTRRVSRPDLLLVAALLHDIGKGWPGDHSVAGEIIAEDVAARIGFDRDDVAVLGTLVRHHLLLVETATRRDLDDPATVRAVAEAVGAPGTLELLHALTEADALATGPAAWSSWRASLVADLVQRVTAVLAGDQPDEPEAAAPTAEQERLALEAAATGSPVLTLRAQTQPVADATESVPSGDPEPLGVELLIAVPDQPGVLPAVAGVLAMHRLTVRTAELRALDLPDGVDGSVLLLNWRVAAEYGSLPQAARLRADLVRALDGSLDIAGRLAERDAAYPRRRGLVAPPPRVSVHPAASRLATVIEVRAQDAPGLLFRIGRALEDARVRVRSAHASTLGSNAVDAFYVTTGGGGPMPGEEAASVARKLEEALRA, from the coding sequence GTGACGAGCACGGACGCAACGGCGAAAGCAGAGGACTCGGGACCCAGCGGCTACGCGGCGGCCCGGCTGCGCCTCCTGACGGAGGGGGCGCGGTCCGGGCCGCCGCGCCGTACCGCCCTCTCGCGGCTGACCGACGACTGGCTGGCGGGCCTGTTCGAGGCCGGGGCGGCGGGGCTGAGAGGGGTCTCCCTGGTCGCCGTCGGCGGCTACGGCCGCGGAGAGCTGTCCCCGCGCAGCGACCTCGACCTGCTCCTGCTGCACGACGGCTCCGCCCCCGACGCCATCGCCGCCCTGGCCGACCGCCTCTGGTACCCCGTGTGGGACCTCGGCCTCGCCCTCGACCACTCCGTGCGCACCCCCGCCGAGGCCCGCAAGACCGCCGCCGAGGACCTCAAGGTCCAGCTCGGCCTGCTCGACGCCCGGCACCTGGCCGGTGACCTCGGCCTCACCGCCGCACTGCGCACCGCCGTCCTCGCCGACTGGCGCAACCAGGCCCCCAGACGCCTCCCCGAACTCCAGGAGCTGTGCGCCGGCCGCGCCGCACGCCAGGGCGAACTCCAGTACCTGCTGGAACCCGACCTCAAGGAGGCCCGCGGCGGCCTGCGGGACGCCACCGCGCTGCGCGCCGTCGCCGCCTCCTGGCTGGCCGACGCCCCCCGCGAAGGCCTCGACGACGCCCGCCGCCGCCTCCTCGACGTCCGCGACGCCCTCCACCTGACCACCGGCCGCGCGACCGACCGCCTCGCCCTCCAGGAACAGGACCAGGTCGCCGCCGAACTGGGCCTGCTCGACGCCGACACCCTCCTGCGCCAGGTCTATGAGGCGGCGCGTGTCATCGCGTACGCCAGCGACGTCACCTGGCGCGAAGTGGGGCGCGTGCTGCGGTCGCGCGCCGTGCGGCCCCGGCTGCGCGCCATGCTGGGCGGCGGGAAACCGACCGCCGAACGCTCCCCGCTGGCCGAAGGAGTGGTCGAGCAGGACGGCGAGGTGGTGCTCGCCCGTGCCGCGCGCCCCGAACGCGATCCCGTGCTCCCCTTGCGCGCCGCGGCCGCCGCCGCGCAGGCCGGCCTCCCGCTCTCCCTGCACGCCGTGCGGCGCCTGGCCGCCACCGTGCGCCCCCTGCCCACGCCCTGGCCCGCCGAGGCCCGCGAACAGCTGGTGACCCTGCTGGGATCCGGCCGGCCCACGGTCGAGGTCTGGGAGGCCCTGGAGGCGGAAGGCCTGATCACCCGCCTGCTGCCCGACTGGGAACGGGTCCGCTGCCGCCCGCAGCGCAACGCCGTGCACCTGTGGACCGTCGACCGCCACCTCATCGAGACCGCCGTCCGCGCCTCCGCCTTCACGCGCCGCGTCAGCCGCCCCGACCTCCTCCTCGTCGCCGCCCTCCTGCACGACATCGGGAAGGGCTGGCCCGGCGACCACTCGGTGGCGGGCGAGATCATCGCCGAGGACGTGGCCGCGCGGATCGGCTTCGACCGCGACGACGTGGCCGTGCTCGGCACGCTCGTACGCCACCACCTCCTCCTCGTCGAGACCGCGACCCGGCGCGACCTCGACGACCCCGCCACCGTCCGGGCCGTCGCCGAGGCGGTCGGCGCACCGGGCACGCTGGAACTGCTGCACGCCCTGACCGAGGCGGACGCCCTCGCCACCGGCCCGGCGGCCTGGTCTTCCTGGCGCGCCTCCCTGGTCGCCGACCTGGTGCAACGGGTCACGGCCGTGCTCGCCGGGGACCAGCCGGACGAGCCCGAGGCCGCCGCGCCCACCGCCGAACAGGAACGCCTCGCCCTCGAGGCGGCCGCCACCGGCAGCCCCGTCCTGACGCTGCGCGCCCAGACCCAGCCCGTCGCGGACGCCACCGAGTCGGTACCGTCCGGTGACCCGGAGCCGCTCGGCGTGGAACTGCTCATCGCCGTACCGGACCAGCCCGGCGTGCTGCCCGCCGTGGCCGGCGTCCTCGCCATGCACCGCCTGACCGTGCGCACCGCCGAGCTGCGCGCGCTGGACCTGCCGGACGGCGTCGACGGCTCCGTCCTGCTGCTGAACTGGCGGGTCGCCGCCGAGTACGGCTCCCTGCCGCAGGCCGCCCGCCTGCGCGCCGACCTGGTCCGGGCCCTCGACGGCTCGCTGGACATCGCGGGCCGCCTCGCCGAGCGCGACGCCGCCTACCCGCGCCGCCGGGGCCTGGTGGCGCCGCCGCCGAGGGTGTCCGTCCACCCGGCGGCGTCCCGCCTGGCCACGGTGATCGAGGTGCGCGCCCAGGACGCGCCGGGACTGCTGTTCCGGATCGGCCGGGCCCTGGAGGACGCGCGGGTGAGGGTGCGCAGCGCGCATGCGTCCACGTTGGGGTCCAACGCCGTGGATGCCTTCTACGTCACAACCGGCGGGGGCGGCCCGATGCCGGGTGAGGAGGCGGCGTCCGTGGCGCGGAAGCTCGAGGAGGCGTTGCGGGCGTGA